A stretch of Leisingera sp. S132 DNA encodes these proteins:
- a CDS encoding HAMP domain-containing sensor histidine kinase has translation MAPLSSVRLRLLVMALLPLIVLMPFLLLLGMTRWSSDYDALLIANVESDLRIAEQYLEELMTGTERDLTGIATSAEFDALLAKPNEEHEEYLSRKRKELGLDFLYFLPRSRTADTADQWPVIKAALSGTSGAGIDIMGPEDLNSLASGLAEQARFDLIETAAAVPTSRTAEDRGMVVHSASPVAMNGHDGVLVGGILLNRNLQFIDTINALVYLNAVTGGDRQGTATLFLEDVRVSTNVRLFEDVRALGTRVSAVVRNRVLGQGETWLDRAFVVNDWYISGYLPLTDSFGNRVGMLYVGFLEAPFTAAKRAAYLWMIAAFAGVLMLSAPLFLWLAKGIFAPLERMNKTMRRVEGGDLSARNGDTGARGEIGAVAAHLDSLLNQLQDRDQRLRTYAKGLNQMVDKRTSELRKANAKLEETFKQLVMSEKLASIGEITAGVAHEINNPVAVIQGNVDVIRETLGDNARDVKTELALIDQQVMRIDAIVGKLLQFARPGEFSNYDETIMLPRLVEDSLVLVDHLLSKRAIQVRKDFQDAPPVRIDPGEMQQVVINLIVNAMQAMGESGTLSLGVAAAESGGRSGTQLSVRDSGPGIPEDKLISVFDPFFTTKQAEGTGLGLSISQTLVQRAGGLISARNLKDGGAEFTVWLPQAEE, from the coding sequence ATGGCCCCGCTGTCCTCTGTCCGCCTGCGCTTGCTGGTAATGGCTTTGCTGCCGCTGATCGTGCTGATGCCCTTCCTGCTGCTCCTTGGCATGACGCGGTGGAGTTCAGACTATGATGCCCTTCTGATCGCCAATGTGGAAAGCGATCTGCGGATCGCTGAACAATATCTCGAAGAGCTTATGACCGGAACCGAGAGGGACCTGACCGGAATTGCCACCTCAGCCGAATTTGACGCCTTGCTGGCCAAGCCCAACGAGGAACACGAAGAATACCTGTCCCGGAAACGCAAAGAGCTTGGGCTCGACTTTCTCTACTTTCTGCCCCGCAGCCGCACGGCGGATACCGCTGATCAATGGCCGGTTATCAAGGCTGCACTGAGCGGCACAAGCGGCGCCGGCATCGACATTATGGGGCCCGAAGACCTGAACAGCCTGGCATCGGGGCTGGCAGAACAAGCGCGGTTTGACCTGATCGAGACCGCTGCTGCAGTTCCGACAAGCCGGACAGCCGAAGACCGGGGCATGGTGGTGCACAGCGCCAGCCCGGTTGCCATGAACGGCCACGACGGGGTTTTGGTCGGAGGCATTCTTCTGAACCGGAATCTCCAGTTCATCGATACGATCAACGCGCTTGTCTATCTGAATGCTGTCACCGGGGGCGACCGGCAGGGGACTGCCACCCTGTTTCTGGAAGACGTGCGGGTCTCGACGAATGTGCGCCTGTTCGAAGACGTGCGTGCGCTTGGCACGCGTGTTTCGGCCGTGGTCAGGAACCGTGTTTTGGGACAGGGCGAAACCTGGCTGGACAGGGCATTTGTGGTCAACGACTGGTACATTTCCGGTTATTTGCCCCTGACCGACAGTTTCGGAAACCGGGTCGGCATGCTTTATGTCGGTTTTCTGGAGGCCCCTTTCACCGCTGCCAAGCGCGCAGCATACCTTTGGATGATTGCTGCCTTTGCCGGCGTTCTGATGCTATCAGCCCCGCTGTTCCTGTGGTTGGCGAAGGGCATCTTTGCTCCGCTTGAGCGTATGAACAAGACCATGCGCCGGGTCGAAGGCGGCGATCTTTCTGCCCGCAACGGCGACACCGGCGCACGAGGCGAGATCGGTGCAGTGGCGGCCCATCTCGACAGCTTGCTGAACCAGCTGCAGGACCGTGACCAGCGCCTGCGCACCTATGCAAAAGGGTTGAACCAGATGGTTGACAAGCGCACGTCGGAGCTGCGTAAAGCCAATGCCAAGCTGGAGGAGACTTTCAAGCAGCTGGTCATGTCAGAGAAACTGGCATCCATTGGCGAAATAACCGCCGGTGTCGCGCATGAAATCAACAATCCTGTTGCCGTGATTCAAGGCAACGTCGACGTCATCCGGGAAACTCTCGGCGACAACGCCCGGGATGTGAAGACGGAACTGGCCCTGATTGATCAGCAGGTCATGCGGATTGATGCGATCGTCGGCAAACTGCTGCAGTTCGCCCGCCCGGGTGAGTTTTCCAACTATGACGAAACCATTATGCTGCCCCGATTGGTCGAAGACAGCCTGGTGCTGGTGGACCATCTGCTGTCCAAACGGGCCATTCAAGTACGCAAGGATTTCCAGGATGCTCCGCCTGTGCGGATAGATCCCGGCGAAATGCAGCAGGTTGTGATCAATCTGATCGTGAATGCCATGCAGGCCATGGGAGAAAGCGGCACCCTCTCGCTGGGCGTGGCCGCAGCTGAAAGCGGCGGCCGGTCAGGAACGCAGCTGTCAGTCCGCGACAGCGGCCCCGGCATTCCGGAAGACAAACTTATCTCTGTCTTCGACCCGTTCTTCACTACCAAACAGGCCGAGGGCACCGGGCTGGGCCTCTCAATCAGCCAAACGCTGGTGCAGCGCGCAGGCGGGCTGATCTCCGCCCGCAACCTCAAGGACGGCGGTGCCGAATTCACCGTTTGGCTTCCGCAGGCAGAGGAATAA
- a CDS encoding TSUP family transporter, with the protein MPADFSLLLLAITAGAGLQAGVGVGFSIVVAPVMMVLLGTATAVPVLLMLNTVVSVLATDRQAWLRDKSLVRNAVSGCLAGIVLGLLIYPLLSERTVLSLTAVLLLIGVVSSLIPQSKTVGRQGFRAISGLSGLATVWAATPGPLMVLGLLAIGRSAGEARKLVQPVALVAYGSAFALHSLSDWAAFARAPWLWQFTAATILGSLLGRLTGPHLPQAAISLAIRVISIFACAALFRRAYLIG; encoded by the coding sequence GTGCCCGCCGATTTCTCTCTATTGCTGCTTGCCATCACTGCTGGCGCCGGGCTCCAGGCGGGCGTCGGGGTCGGCTTCAGCATCGTGGTTGCTCCAGTGATGATGGTCCTGCTGGGAACCGCCACGGCTGTTCCGGTGCTGCTTATGCTGAACACGGTGGTCTCGGTTCTGGCGACCGACCGCCAGGCTTGGCTGCGGGACAAATCCCTGGTCCGGAATGCCGTGTCCGGATGCCTCGCGGGAATCGTGCTGGGGCTGCTGATCTATCCCTTGTTGTCAGAGCGCACGGTCCTGTCGCTCACCGCGGTGCTGCTCCTGATCGGTGTTGTTTCGTCGCTGATACCGCAGAGCAAAACTGTAGGCCGGCAAGGGTTCCGCGCAATCTCGGGCCTGTCGGGATTGGCCACGGTTTGGGCTGCGACTCCCGGACCGCTGATGGTTCTTGGCCTCTTGGCAATCGGGCGGAGCGCCGGGGAAGCGCGCAAGCTGGTGCAGCCGGTGGCGCTGGTTGCCTATGGCTCGGCCTTTGCCCTGCATAGCTTGTCGGACTGGGCAGCTTTCGCCCGCGCTCCCTGGCTTTGGCAGTTCACGGCAGCGACCATTCTCGGCAGCCTGCTGGGCCGCCTGACCGGCCCGCATCTGCCGCAAGCCGCAATTTCGCTCGCAATCCGAGTGATCTCCATTTTCGCCTGTGCCGCCCTGTTCCGGCGCGCCTATCTGATCGGATGA
- a CDS encoding LysR family transcriptional regulator: MRITARQIELFQMAYRHRSTRKAADALHISQPAISRVVAELETEMGVTLFDRSGRKFEPTAAAHSLQQAVQKHYQGLERIRETASLIASGTGGHLRVATVPAVADTRVAVAAGKLMTEFPALRIDVDVLNERAGLAALREGRADCAVVSSDPGDPNLTCTRLADMHPVAVLPPGDPLAGIQAISAAELAESPQIMLPPFSPFRRAVENMFDREGVAFQIRAEGQTQTALAGMVAQGAGRAIVDWDILAAANHANVTAVFLASDLSWPIRLITLSASQDIPGLRRFTNELL, encoded by the coding sequence ATGCGTATCACTGCCCGCCAGATCGAACTTTTCCAGATGGCCTACCGCCATCGCTCCACCCGCAAGGCCGCGGACGCCTTGCATATTTCGCAACCCGCGATCAGCAGGGTTGTGGCCGAACTTGAAACCGAAATGGGCGTGACGCTGTTTGACCGGTCAGGCCGCAAATTCGAACCTACGGCGGCCGCGCACAGCCTGCAGCAGGCCGTTCAGAAGCATTATCAGGGCTTGGAGAGAATCCGTGAAACCGCCTCGCTGATCGCCTCGGGTACGGGCGGCCACCTTCGCGTCGCAACGGTGCCCGCCGTGGCCGACACACGGGTTGCTGTTGCCGCCGGAAAGCTCATGACGGAGTTTCCTGCCCTGCGGATAGACGTGGATGTTCTGAATGAACGCGCCGGGCTGGCCGCGCTGCGCGAAGGCCGCGCCGATTGCGCTGTTGTTTCGTCAGATCCTGGAGATCCCAACCTGACCTGCACCAGACTGGCTGACATGCATCCTGTCGCCGTTCTGCCGCCGGGGGATCCGCTGGCCGGCATCCAGGCAATCTCAGCTGCGGAACTTGCAGAATCACCTCAAATCATGCTGCCTCCATTCAGCCCCTTCCGCCGCGCTGTCGAAAATATGTTCGACCGGGAAGGAGTGGCGTTTCAGATCCGCGCTGAAGGTCAAACGCAAACCGCACTTGCAGGCATGGTCGCGCAGGGGGCAGGCCGGGCCATTGTTGACTGGGACATATTGGCTGCTGCCAATCATGCCAATGTCACAGCAGTTTTTCTGGCTTCAGACTTGAGTTGGCCGATAAGGCTGATCACCCTTTCCGCCTCTCAGGACATACCAGGGCTGCGAAGGTTTACTAATGAACTGTTGTAA